Proteins encoded within one genomic window of Candidatus Hydrogenedentota bacterium:
- the tssE gene encoding type VI secretion system baseplate subunit TssE, whose product MPREARCPARNTPDGGPRTPDREVNPVYVRYLPSLMDRLTDLQPDRRLEAPRPQALSFQEYRAGFQRDLLRLLSYGLQPERREFDGYPEVQASVLNYGMPNLLGMADLAMKPMFVEQQIREAIMRFEPRVNRETLRVRVTRVDVPGDSAMRNLEIEIIAELWAKPYSENVYILTSVDLHKANVQVKEWRNG is encoded by the coding sequence ATGCCGCGGGAAGCCCGCTGCCCGGCGCGCAATACCCCGGACGGCGGACCCCGCACGCCCGATCGCGAGGTTAATCCCGTGTACGTCCGTTACCTCCCATCGCTCATGGACCGCCTCACCGACCTCCAGCCGGATCGCCGACTGGAAGCGCCGCGGCCCCAGGCGCTGAGCTTCCAGGAGTACCGCGCGGGATTCCAGCGGGACCTCCTGCGCCTGCTTTCCTACGGCTTGCAGCCCGAGCGCCGGGAATTCGACGGCTACCCCGAGGTCCAGGCTTCCGTCCTCAACTACGGCATGCCAAACCTGCTCGGAATGGCGGATCTCGCCATGAAGCCCATGTTCGTCGAACAGCAGATCCGCGAGGCCATCATGCGCTTCGAGCCCCGCGTCAACCGCGAAACGCTGCGCGTCCGGGTGACCCGCGTCGACGTCCCCGGTGACTCGGCCATGCGCAACCTCGAAATCGAGATCATCGCGGAGCTCTGGGCCAAGCCCTACTCCGAAAACGTCTACATTCTCACCAGCGTCGACCTGCACAAGGCCAACGTCCAGGTAAAGGAATGGCGCAATGGATAG
- a CDS encoding type VI secretion system tube protein Hcp has product MANAFFLKIDGITGESEDEAHKGWIEITEFGQEMAHDIEGGGTPSAAGGFSTGGATIEVLSFSKAMDRASVQLFQYCLTAKVIPTIVLEAVRPTEKAEVYFRITFTNSIIASINTTGSDGELPTEEGSIAFTTVKWEYTMVKPDGKMGDTFSSTWNRLTNRQT; this is encoded by the coding sequence ATGGCGAATGCATTCTTTCTGAAAATCGACGGGATTACCGGTGAGTCCGAGGACGAAGCCCACAAGGGATGGATCGAAATCACCGAATTCGGCCAGGAAATGGCCCACGACATCGAAGGCGGCGGCACACCGTCCGCCGCAGGCGGTTTCTCGACCGGCGGCGCGACCATCGAGGTGCTCTCCTTCAGCAAGGCGATGGACCGCGCCAGCGTTCAGCTGTTTCAGTACTGCCTGACCGCGAAAGTGATTCCCACCATCGTGCTCGAAGCGGTGCGCCCGACGGAGAAGGCCGAAGTCTATTTCCGCATCACCTTCACCAACAGCATCATTGCCAGCATTAACACCACTGGCAGCGATGGCGAACTCCCCACCGAGGAAGGCTCCATCGCCTTCACCACGGTTAAGTGGGAGTACACCATGGTGAAGCCCGACGGCAAAATGGGCGACACCTTCAGCAGCACCTGGAACCGCCTCACCAACCGCCAGACCTGA
- the tssC gene encoding type VI secretion system contractile sheath large subunit — MAETIDEGGIDVAQMDDLVEAQFKPKSNAARETINKAIRTLARQALAEGDLDPSDATASIKFIIKNLDEKLSSQVNEIIHHESFQRLEGSWRGLQYMVSNTETDEQLKIRVLNISKTEIGKVLKKFKGTAWEQSPLFKKLYEQEYGTPGGEPFGCIVGDYEFDHGAPDVEILNGISQIAAAAHVPFIAAASPKLMNMDSWQELANPSDVNKLFTSPEYAPWRSLRESEDSRYVGLTLPRFLSRLPYGAATNPVDDFDFEEVVNNDQKNFTWSNAAYAMGANITRSYKLYGWCSQIRGVESGGSVEGLPCYTFPTDDGGVDMTCPTEIAITDRREAELAKAGLMPLSYFKNTDYAVFIGAQSLQKPQEYEDPDATANANLSARLPYLFATCRFAHYLKCIVRDKVGSFAERADMETWLNNWIRQYVEPDPANASQEAKARRPLAAAEVVVADVEGNPGYYSAIFYLRPHYQLEGLSASLRLVSKLPTEKG; from the coding sequence ATGGCTGAAACAATTGATGAAGGCGGGATCGACGTCGCCCAGATGGACGATCTCGTAGAAGCGCAATTCAAACCCAAGTCCAACGCCGCCCGGGAAACCATCAACAAGGCAATCCGGACCCTGGCGCGCCAGGCCCTCGCCGAAGGCGATCTCGATCCCTCCGACGCGACGGCCTCAATCAAGTTCATCATCAAGAACCTGGACGAAAAACTCTCGTCCCAGGTCAATGAGATTATCCACCACGAAAGTTTTCAGCGCCTCGAAGGTTCGTGGCGCGGGCTCCAGTACATGGTCTCCAACACCGAGACCGACGAGCAGCTCAAGATACGCGTGCTGAATATCTCCAAGACTGAAATCGGCAAGGTCCTCAAGAAGTTCAAGGGCACCGCCTGGGAGCAGAGCCCCCTGTTCAAGAAACTCTACGAACAGGAATACGGCACCCCCGGCGGCGAGCCCTTCGGCTGTATCGTGGGCGACTACGAGTTCGATCACGGCGCGCCGGATGTCGAAATCCTCAACGGCATCTCCCAGATCGCCGCCGCCGCCCACGTGCCCTTCATCGCCGCGGCATCGCCAAAGCTGATGAACATGGACTCCTGGCAGGAACTCGCGAACCCCAGCGATGTGAACAAGCTCTTCACCTCGCCCGAGTACGCGCCCTGGCGCTCCCTCCGCGAGTCCGAGGACTCCCGCTACGTCGGGCTCACACTGCCGCGTTTCCTGTCGCGACTGCCCTATGGCGCCGCCACGAACCCGGTGGATGATTTCGATTTCGAGGAAGTCGTCAACAACGACCAGAAAAACTTCACCTGGTCCAACGCCGCCTATGCGATGGGCGCGAACATCACCCGCTCCTACAAGCTCTATGGCTGGTGCTCCCAGATCCGCGGCGTCGAGAGCGGCGGTTCCGTCGAAGGCCTCCCCTGCTACACCTTCCCCACGGACGACGGCGGCGTCGATATGACCTGCCCGACCGAAATCGCCATCACCGACCGCCGCGAAGCCGAGCTCGCGAAGGCCGGCCTGATGCCGCTTTCCTACTTCAAGAATACCGACTACGCGGTCTTCATCGGCGCGCAATCGCTCCAGAAGCCCCAGGAATACGAAGATCCGGATGCAACCGCGAACGCCAATCTGAGCGCGCGCCTGCCCTACCTCTTCGCGACCTGCCGCTTCGCCCACTACCTCAAGTGCATCGTGCGCGACAAGGTGGGTTCGTTCGCCGAGCGCGCCGACATGGAGACCTGGCTCAACAACTGGATCCGCCAGTACGTCGAGCCGGATCCCGCAAACGCGTCGCAGGAAGCCAAGGCGCGCCGACCGCTGGCCGCCGCAGAAGTCGTCGTGGCCGATGTGGAAGGCAATCCCGGATACTACTCCGCGATCTTCTACCTGCGCCCGCACTACCAGCTCGAAGGCCTGTCCGCGTCCCTGCGGCTCGTCTCCAAGCTGCCCACGGAAAAAGGTTGA
- the tssB gene encoding type VI secretion system contractile sheath small subunit, with protein sequence MAKQSGQKFIARNKAPRVQIEYDVELYGAEKKINLPFVMGVMADLSGNPAEPLPPVADRELVEIDAENFNSRLKAMKPRVAYQVPNTLTGEGNLSVEMTFESMDDFSPGRVAEHVDELKELLDARRELSNLLSYMDGKSGAENLLGKVLSDKAALESLSGGAGGGGE encoded by the coding sequence ATGGCGAAGCAAAGTGGTCAAAAATTCATTGCTCGTAACAAGGCCCCACGAGTCCAGATCGAATACGATGTGGAACTCTACGGGGCCGAAAAGAAGATCAACCTGCCGTTCGTGATGGGCGTCATGGCGGATCTGTCCGGAAATCCGGCGGAACCGCTGCCCCCCGTCGCCGACCGCGAATTGGTCGAAATTGACGCGGAGAACTTCAACTCCCGGCTGAAGGCGATGAAACCCCGGGTGGCCTACCAGGTCCCCAACACCCTCACCGGCGAGGGCAACCTGAGTGTCGAAATGACCTTCGAGTCGATGGACGACTTCTCGCCGGGACGCGTCGCCGAACACGTCGACGAGCTCAAGGAACTGCTCGACGCGCGCCGCGAGCTGTCCAACCTCCTGTCCTACATGGACGGCAAAAGCGGCGCGGAGAACCTGTTGGGCAAGGTACTTTCAGATAAGGCAGCGCTCGAGTCCCTCTCCGGGGGCGCGGGCGGTGGAGGAGAGTAA
- the tssA gene encoding type VI secretion system protein TssA, with protein sequence MNIDELLEPIAEEMPCGEEGSLFALEEIVKEHGAGVIAGAEVEATEPSWGDLYEESLEHFQKCKHLRTALFLALAAMKREGVTGFRDGLLLIRGLIEQYWDSMYPALDPDESMGDPDGWMERENILNDMSAPLATAGDTMKFLQRLRETPLTQSRQLGRFSLRDIQAALAAGSGDDEDGGDSGAPKMTLIQGAFGDTPTEALEDMHGALTESLEAIDGIRAALSERLTQSTPPTFSNLVAVLQDMKKPVHNELDRRGVFAKAADGGDEDDLDFGEDGEEGGEAEDDAGAGSGAGKRGDIATAGIQSRQDVLKAFELIYRYYSKHEPSSPVPLIMKRAERLVKANFFDIISDLSPGAMSDIESITGMASSSASMDSGGDDDFGGSSSGDDDS encoded by the coding sequence ATGAATATCGACGAACTTTTAGAGCCCATAGCCGAAGAAATGCCCTGCGGGGAAGAGGGCTCCCTGTTCGCACTCGAGGAAATCGTTAAGGAGCACGGCGCGGGCGTGATCGCCGGGGCGGAAGTCGAAGCCACCGAACCGAGCTGGGGCGACCTTTACGAGGAATCGCTCGAACACTTCCAGAAATGCAAGCACCTCCGAACCGCCCTCTTTCTCGCCCTCGCCGCCATGAAACGAGAGGGCGTCACCGGCTTTCGCGACGGGCTGCTGCTCATCCGCGGTCTCATTGAGCAATACTGGGACTCCATGTATCCCGCCCTCGATCCCGACGAGAGCATGGGCGACCCCGATGGATGGATGGAGCGCGAAAACATCCTCAACGATATGAGCGCCCCCCTCGCCACCGCCGGCGACACCATGAAATTCCTCCAGCGCCTGCGCGAGACCCCCCTGACCCAGTCCCGCCAGCTCGGGCGGTTCTCCCTGCGCGACATCCAGGCCGCCCTCGCCGCCGGAAGCGGGGACGACGAAGACGGCGGCGACAGCGGCGCGCCGAAGATGACCCTGATCCAGGGCGCCTTCGGGGACACCCCCACCGAAGCACTGGAGGACATGCACGGCGCGCTAACCGAATCGCTCGAAGCGATCGACGGGATACGGGCCGCACTTTCCGAGCGCCTGACCCAGAGCACCCCGCCAACCTTCTCCAACCTCGTCGCCGTGTTGCAAGATATGAAGAAGCCGGTTCATAATGAGTTGGACCGCCGCGGCGTCTTCGCCAAGGCGGCCGACGGCGGGGATGAGGACGATCTGGATTTCGGCGAGGACGGGGAGGAAGGCGGGGAGGCCGAGGACGACGCCGGCGCGGGCAGTGGCGCTGGCAAGCGTGGCGATATCGCCACCGCCGGGATCCAGTCCCGCCAGGATGTGCTCAAGGCCTTTGAGTTGATTTACCGGTACTACAGCAAGCACGAGCCATCGAGCCCGGTGCCGCTTATCATGAAGCGGGCAGAGCGGCTGGTGAAGGCTAACTTTTTTGACATCATCTCCGATCTCTCGCCGGGCGCCATGTCCGACATTGAGAGTATCACGGGCATGGCCTCGTCCAGCGCTTCGATGGATTCGGGCGGGGACGATGACTTCGGCGGTTCCAGTTCCGGAGACGATGACAGTTAA